The following are encoded together in the Hemicordylus capensis ecotype Gifberg chromosome 4, rHemCap1.1.pri, whole genome shotgun sequence genome:
- the LOC128353044 gene encoding uncharacterized protein LOC128353044, which yields MAVLIKTPCEDILLINVCIPPPPPSSSYGPMAAIYQLDSYILETSLKIPCAEILLSGDFNARCGPDNNAVIASHLWSEGDNSDGSFTHICLSKDRVLNKAGAKLLHLARSFDLIPLNGTVPPVIPGEFTYLSSCGSSVVDYILVSPLLFNWVVLFEVGDQAFRDHLPLLFCLDIPQARKDCFISSSVESFPTKMGWKVKWSPDVERALNTLYSSAVGIELYNCVVQAPSGALAISCYEKLEAEVSQKILTTGQLHSFKRGRMNDSNEWFDSQCRDLFPRLRGIYREYRAGSNQVLPPEYFTTKKAYKICVRSAKSQAQKNIWRRLILATHNKDSGAFWHIISGSTYPRVLSVVPAPAWVAHFHAPFNGASASLGNDPSTPEKLPLWPPLTLDDIVNLVRGLKKRKAPGSDLIFPVDSIR from the coding sequence ATGGCTGTTCTCATTAAAACCCCATGTGAGGACATATTGTTAATTAATGtttgcatccctccccccccccccagttcctctTATGGCCCTATGGCTGCCATTTATCAACTGGACTCTTATATCCTGGAAACTAGTTTGAAGATCCCGTGCGCTGAGATTCTGCTCTCGGGTGATTTCAATGCAAGATGTGGCCCGGATAATAATGCAGTAATCGCCTCCCATTTGTGGAGTGAGGGTGATAACTCAGATGGTTCCTTTACTCATATTTGCTTATCTAAAGATAGAGTCCTTAATAAGGCAGGGGCTAAATTGTTACATCTTGCTAGATCTTTTGATCTGATTCCTTTAAATGGTACTGTCCCCCCTGTCATCCCAGGTGAATTTACATATTTATCCTCTTGTGGCAGCAGTGTGGTGGACTATATTTTGGTTTCTCCCCTGCTGTTTAATTGGGTCGTACTGTTTGAAGTGGGCGATCAAGCTTTTAGAGATCACCTGCCCCTTCTTTTTTGCCTTGATATACCACAAGCTAGAAAAGATTGTTTTATTTCTAGCTCAGTTGAATCCTTCCCTACTAAAATGGGATGGAAGGTAAAATGGTCACCTGATGTGGAAAGGGCATTGAATACCCTGTATTCTTCTGCAGTTGGCATTGAGTTATATAACTGTGTTGTGCAGGCCCCGTCGGGAGCGCTAGCAATCTCCTGTTATGAGAAGCTTGAGGCTGAGGTTTCGCAAAAGATCCTGACTACAGGTCAACTGCACTCTTTTAAGAGAGGTAGGATGAATGACTCTAATGAGTGGTTTGACTCCCAGTGCAGGGATCTGTTTCCCAGGCTGAGGGGCATATATAGGGAATACAGAGCTGGTTCCAACCAAGTGCTCCCTCCAGAATATTTCACAACTAAGAAAGCTTATAAAATATGTGTGAGGTCTGCCAAGTCCCAGGCACAGAAAAACATCTGGAGGAGATTAATTTTGGCCACTCATAATAAGGATAGTGGTGCCTTCTGGCACATTATTTCAGGTTCTACATATCCTAGAGTGCTTTCTGTGGTTCCCGCACCCGCTTGGGTAGCCCACTTTCATGCTCCCTTTAATGGAGCTTCGGCCTCTTTGGGTAATGATCCCTCCACCCCTGAGAAGTTGCCCTTGTGGCCACCTCTTACACTGGATGATATAGTTAATCTAGTTAGAGGTCTAAAGAAAAGGAAAGCGCCTGGTTCTGATCTCATTTTCCCTGTAGACAGTATTAGGTaa